The Apium graveolens cultivar Ventura chromosome 11, ASM990537v1, whole genome shotgun sequence genome has a window encoding:
- the LOC141698165 gene encoding CRIB domain-containing protein RIC6-like — MKGVLKGFKYISQIFDEEREREMQIGLPTDVKHVAHIGLDGPSSESPSWMNKFKGQEKAQSAPLNTHGQPIQPRARSAPLDINGNSTDPSSQNTSRELPDIPKASRRRYSADNLTIETKDLSSKSKGSRRQRKKDSSEGTCNKSGRRRHSRKDSGSSDLEVSTRSGRSTGNESASSPLPSPSTPTARNLPPKSSRPRKPRDESNKSAKSKASSKVDVSATSATRNVSNNESCQISSSRNPPLVEEE, encoded by the exons ATGAAGGGAGTTTTGAAAGGCTTCAAATACATTTCTCAAATCTTCG ATGAAGAGAGGGAAAGGGAAATGCAGATTGGTTTACCAACAGATGTAAAGCATGTGGCTCACATAGGTTTGGATGGACCGTCATCCGAGTCGCCAAGCTGG ATGAATAAGTTCAAAGGACAGGAAAAAGCTCAATCAGCTCCTCTCAACACCCATGGACAACCAATACAACCAAGAGCTCGATCAGCTCCTCTTGACATCAATGGAAATTCGACAG ATCCGTCGAGCCAAAATACAAGTCGAGAATTGCCTGATATACCAAAGGCGTCCAGGAGACGATATTCAGCAGATAATCTAACAATCGAAACCAAAGACTTATCTAGCAAATCAAAGGGGTCAAGGAGGCAACGCAAAAAAGACTCATCCGAAGGGACTTGTAATAAATCAGGTAGGCGACGACATAGCAGAAAAGACTCTGGATCTTCTGATCTTGAAGTTAGTACTAGATCAGGTCGTAGCACTGGTAACGAGTCAGCATCATCTCCATTACCATCACCATCAACTCCAACAGCAAGAAATCTACCTCCAAAGAGTTCGCGTCCAAGGAAGCCTAGGGATGAATCAAACAAATCAGCAAAATCAAAGGCAAGTAGTAAAGTTGATGTCTCTGCAACATCAGCAACTAGAAATGTTAGTAATAATGAGAGTTGTCAAATCTCG